Within Hoplias malabaricus isolate fHopMal1 chromosome 16, fHopMal1.hap1, whole genome shotgun sequence, the genomic segment GAGAGTGGCATTGTCATAGAAAATGCGGTGTACTACTAGTTTGCAGAGCAGCAGGCCTCTGATGACATGTTTGTGGTGTGACAGAGTGCACAGCTGACCAGAAGGACAGAATGGCACAAAACAAGAGTAAACAAACTTCATCCGTTAGCTTCTGTGAAAATAACGAGGCTGGAAAAGGTGTCTGAACTGTGTAATTATAGCTATACATGATGGAGTAGTGTAATTGCTGAATTTCATCAGCTGGTTGACAGAATAATTCAATTGGTCCTATTGAGTTTTATGTTCAGGAGCAAGAATTGGAACCAATGCCTCAGTTGTGGAAAATAGTTTCTAGTAGTATCCCCGCATACCCTTCAATAAAGCTGATAGAGGAAAAGGTTGCAATTAGTCTTGCTCGTATACAACCCAGTAAGGCTCCAGGTCCTGATGGCCTGGGTGGTCAGGTAATTAAGGAATGTATCCATCTGCTGAAAGGAGTTTTTACTCAGCTCTTTCAGCGATTGTTAAATAAAGGTGTTGTCCTATACTCATTGAAATTGACTAATATTGTTCCTGTACCTAAGAAGGTTGGGGTTCAgtttttaatgactttcgaccagTAGCCCTGACATCTGTTTTGTGTAAAACAATGGAAAAGGGTGTTAAGAAACACCTCATGTCTAGTATAGTGGGTGAGCTCGATCCACTTCAGATTGCGTATAAGAGTCAGAGGGTATAAAGTAAGCTGTCATAAAGTAAGCTGTCATTTTCAACAATCAAAGCATATGCTAGAGTGGAGTGCTGTTTATAGTTTTTAGTGCGGCTTTTaacaacaaatattttgttACAGCGGTTATTACAATTAGACGTGAATGGTGGTATTATTCTGTGGATTAAAGACTTTTTGACAGACCTCCCTCAATGAATGTGAATATGAATGGAAGGGTATCAGAATGGGTGGTTGTGAATAATGGTGCATCTCAAGGACGTGTTTTATCTCCTGTGTTGTTTTCTATTTATACAAATGGTTTTAGTAACTGTGAGTCTggattttctttattaaaatatgcagaTGACATGGTACTGCTcagtttattaaattatttataaaaggaAGTCATGATTAGAAACAGTATTTGGAGCATGTTACTGCTTTTCAGGATTGGTGTCAGTTGAGTAGGTTGTAAGTTAATGAGGAGAAGACAAAGGAGATATTTTTTAGCAGTAGGGGGCACACTTATCACCAGCCATTGGTGGATATTAAGGGGAAGGGTATAGAAGTAGTTAGCTGTTTTGGATTTTTTGGCATAATTTTGGACAGTTGTTTGAATTTTGAGGGAAATTGtgagttgtttttttataaaaaagctCTGCAGcgtctttattttattaaaaaactgtGCGAGTTTGAGGTCAGTTCAGATTTAGTGGAAGTAGAGAATCGCTCTCTGGTTGAAAGTGTAATGTGTTATAATGTGACAGTCTGGTTTGGCAGCCTGAGCTGTAGGGGAAAAGGAAAGCTTGAGAATAGTGAAAACAGGTAGTACATTGGTAGGAAGAAGCTAGAGATCTATGAAGGATCTATATAGGGATCGTACTCAAAAAAAGGCCTTTAAGATCATAATGGATTTATAACATTCAATGAACTCACAATTTAAACAGCTGCTATCAGGCAGACAGTATAGGATGCCAAGAGCTACTAGAAATATTaataagaaatcatttttaCCAAATGCTGTGGAGAATCCCACCCCCCTCTACTTTATCGTATATGGGTGTGGATGTTATGTCATTTGTGTTGCTATGCCATGAGTGATCGAATATGACTTTTTGTGGATAAAATATTCTATTCTAAATTTAAATTCCTGTAAGTAGACTGACTGATTCTTATGTGAATAAGGGCAATGTCAAACTACTTAGTCTTTTTCCTTGTTTCATTTCTACTATGTAGATTTTCTGCTGCTTAGGTTTCTCAGAGTGAAGGTTCTCAAACTGGAGTCGTGGTGCACCACCAACATATCAACAGGCaataaggttttttttaatacagggCGTATCATAATATTAACTGACATTGTCTGAATTAAACTGTAAGCTAATTCCCAGATTATTTGACATTTGacataatagaaaaaaaaatgtgcatgtTAGTGACCCTTACCAGACATGACACTACCAGGTGACTGATGACCACTGCTCCAAGAGACAACCATCTTTGGTGTTCACATGCCTCAAAGAACACGACACCCCAGAACATGTGCAGCAGGATTATAGCGAGTGTCATGAAGGCTGAGAAGAAGAATCAACAAATTTAAAAACCAAGAAGGGCTTGATGCACaatcaaaaaaacacttaatCTTAAACTATCCTGGCATAAATACACTAACGCTCCTTTACCTGAGGATATGAAGTAATGCTGGGAGTCACCATGGATACCAACAGTCCCAGGACCAACTGAATCAGAAAGGATGTTGACCACTGAAAAAGCACCGCTCATGAATCCAAAGCCCAGACCTGACACTGAAAAACATACATCAGAGAATACAATAAGATTATGTCAAGACAACTGGTTTGTATTATAATTCATCAATATAACAACTTGTTAATAATATAATGAAATTTGCTCTTCATGCCCATAATGCAACACAAGAATATTAcacagaaaatacacacactgcaAAACACAATGGTGTAAAATGAGTGAAGCAAATACTATAAACAAACAAGGCAAAAAATACACAGGAAAATAAATACACTAATGTTAACTAGACAAGTCAGCAAGGCAACATACAAAACATCATGTTTGAACAGATGTTAAAGCAGCATGCAATTAAAATAAGAAGGCAAATAAATGGCAGCTGTATTTAtacaaatttattaaaatataaagtgaCTCTGAGATAGGGTCTGTGTCCTATTTGCATAATTAAAAGGAGGTAAGGTGCTGGTGTGTAGCAATGGTTAAATGATGTGTGATGATATGCCCAGCTAGATGATGGGGAGAGAGGGTGATGGCATGCATTATGTAAGCAGTAAGATGGTttgaaaacattaaacaaaagtTAAACACTCAGTAAAGGTATAATACCATAAGCTAGCTGACGAACAGAGATTGGCATGGTGTCCTCTTGGCTGATGGCCAGTAGGCCTTCATTAGCTTTCCTGTGAAATAGATACAGAACAATTGAGTGATCAGTGCAACAATAAGGCTTCAAGTGTGCAAATATTAGTCAGTGTTATACAGCACATGATAGAATATAAAATTCAGGTTTAACATGGTCAAGTCTGTTTTAATTAGTATTGACTAATAATGGTATAAGGGTCATCATGATAATTATTCAAGGGCtatcttttaaataaacacttacttcAGTAGTTTGTAGTAGGCAAACCTGAAAACCTCTTGAAGCAGTACAGACAGCACAACTCCGAATATGAGGAGCCCTTTCTGCTGGGTGGCACTCTCTTTGTTGCTTATCTGAACAGTAACAAACCATACTAACGATGAGAGCAACAAAGACACCAGCCAGAAAAATGCCCTGAAAAATACAACACCAAAATGTTTCTTTTAGATGAAGATTAAACAACTCACTGTAGAAAATTCATGTGGGAGATATAGCAAAAATACACTATCAAAATACTTTAAGATATTTTCACAATACACAATAGGCATCCCTTGTACAAACCCTACTGCCGGAAAAGTTGGACCTTTTGTAAACGGGATCTGTGATGTGATGATGCTCTTGAACCTTTATCTAACTTTGTTAAACGACTAATAAATGTGCTCTTCTTTTAGAAGAACACATCAGATacattattttctgtttaattaataatttattctgtgtgttgtgaggaacaaaacataaatacaaaacaacTTGTCAGTACACCAGCCCTCTTCTGCCACCTGGAAAAAGTATACATAGTCACTGAGTAATCATAGTAATTAGAAGGTTTCCCCACAACTGTGATATactatttcatatttaatctcatcatatgttttttttttctcaattatGACTTATTATGAATTATGAAGTGATTAGATGTAAAGAttgagacagtagctcatctgttgctgcagtttttgttggtcatcctctaggaCGTGGCCCAGAGGACTCTGTTGActagatatttttggtttgCACAGTCCTCAGTCCAGAGATGACCATGAGGGGCTtaaaactccagaagcactggACTCCATTGTCACTGCTGAGAATAACACACTACCCAAAAATACCTGTTCGGTTGTGGTCCTATGGGGTCCTGAACACTGAAGAACAAGGTAACAAGAGGCTTTTATATAGTTCTGGATTCCATTTGAATGAACATccttatctgtgatgtgcaccaCGTACAGGATATCACTCTACTTTGGGATGGAGACTGAGCTCCTCTTCTGACTGACATTGatgaacagagctgtgtttacTAATGTGATGAAGATAAGTGGGTCAGAGGTCTATACttataattctttaattttaaCGTCTACATGAGGACTACAGGTATTGACTGAAATAATAGAACtatttaaatatcacagtttttatttgtgtgtttgagtaatgtgtAATACTCCCCAATAGCCCCAATATGGCGGCTATTCTGTATTGTGATGTCAGCTGCAACTCATGAATACCTGGCCAGTCAGGTGCATTAGCCGGCCATTTTAAAACCCCGGCCTGGAACCTAGATCCAATGTCCGGATTTGAAGACCTCAATCAATTTCAGACAGAGCTCGACTTTCCCCACTATTAAAAACACATCGCGTTGTCCTTTAGAGGCGCTCATATAATAATTAGCTACAATACCTTACCACAGGACATGAAGGCAGCAGAACTTCAGCGAATCATGTGATTGTCTCCTGACTGACTCTAAAGCGCTGCTTAACAACTAGCGAGGAGTAAATGTATTCCGTTGTGCTAGCGCGATAAAAGTGAGGATTATGCTATTTTTGTCCGAATGATGTTTCCTTTTGAACCTCATGCTGAGCGTTAGCAATCACACAGCGAGTGTATAAAGCACTCAGAGTATACCCATACCCACTCTTCCACGGGCAGCTTGTCGCTTTATGTGCTAGCTAGTTAGCAGCTAGCTAGCTACCACCTACAAACTGTTAAACAATGCTAAGGCACTTACCCCGCAATTAGAAATATCACTCGAAGTGGATCCCGGGAGATAGTGAACAAAAACAATGCTATAGCAGGACCAAAGGCTATAAACGTACAGCCAAAGAACACAGCGGCTGTCATGATGGTATTGTGTTTAGCTAACGCACTGAATCCGCTCTTTTACGTATCCTCATGCAATCCAGTCGTAACAGAGAGGTAACGTTATAAAACTAATTTTCACATAGTCCATAAGACTCCATAATGGTACACAGGTTACACGGGCGAGCAGTGATTCACTCGTTGACGTCTACTTTTCCGGGTGATTTCATAGTTCTTGCTTCCTGTTCCCCGTCACATGAGCACGCACAACAGGGACGTTAGAAAAACATGACACAGTTCGAGTTTTCCATCATAATAAAACACTGTTgcaaatttttaaataaagaatgacattcaattaaatcattttatttcatatttgatGTGTAGGATATTAGACAGGACAACGTCTAACGAGGCGcgtattttaaagtatttttataattgtgaaaaatatattgcaaattCAATATTTTGGGAATAGTCCTACTAACATTGATGGAAAAAGAAAGCACTTTACCATGCTATTATTGCCTTCTATAATGTCTTTACTGCTGCTGAGTAGATTTGTGTAActtaaacatattaaacatataatCACAAAGACGTGATTAATCACTATGTGATTAAGATTTTGTCAATAACATATGTTTGGGACTAGCCGCACTAGCCTGAACATAGGCATTATAGAATAATTTTCAGAAATCCAGGTTTGGTGTTTGTCTAGTACAAAATGTGGTGTCAGTATTGTCTTTCAAAATAATAACACCTTTTTCTAAGATTAAAGTTTCTTGATTAAGACattatgaaattatatatatatatatatatatatatatatatatatatatatatttctacagTTAATTCTACAGTAAAGAGAAATGCACTAGCCCTAGTCTTTTGTAAAGGCTTTCGACATTAAGTTGGAGTCTATAGGCAATTGTGCTCATTAAGTCTAAAGAGCCTTTGTGAGGTCAGGTGATGTTGAACAACTTACGGTTCATCCAAGTGTTCAGTGGGATGGAGGT encodes:
- the aph1b gene encoding gamma-secretase subunit Aph-1b; its protein translation is MTAAVFFGCTFIAFGPAIALFLFTISRDPLRVIFLIAGAFFWLVSLLLSSLVWFVTVQISNKESATQQKGLLIFGVVLSVLLQEVFRFAYYKLLKKANEGLLAISQEDTMPISVRQLAYVSGLGFGFMSGAFSVVNILSDSVGPGTVGIHGDSQHYFISSAFMTLAIILLHMFWGVVFFEACEHQRWLSLGAVVISHLVVSCLTFVNPQYEGSLIPTYIILSVMAVWAFTCAGGSLRNLKLCLTCKDKDFLLANHRPR